Proteins from one Thermococcus sp. genomic window:
- a CDS encoding DUF2178 domain-containing protein yields the protein MERWRLIGYVIPATTASLLAVALWMGNAPLAFGVLAGAIGATFLYSEWLKGRGEVLSDERTLHIEEMASRRTLQVLILTTAFLVVRLSILSESEPGLRSAYYLSLGLMVLIAVLKVSLKRYYSKVM from the coding sequence GTGGAAAGGTGGAGGCTCATTGGGTACGTTATTCCGGCAACGACTGCGTCCCTCCTAGCCGTGGCGCTGTGGATGGGGAACGCTCCCCTTGCCTTCGGAGTCCTAGCAGGGGCGATAGGCGCAACTTTCCTCTACTCCGAATGGCTCAAGGGGAGGGGAGAGGTTCTGAGTGACGAAAGGACGCTCCACATAGAAGAGATGGCCTCAAGACGGACACTTCAGGTTCTGATACTTACCACTGCTTTCCTCGTGGTGAGGCTTTCCATCCTGTCAGAGAGTGAGCCGGGCTTAAGGAGTGCCTACTATCTATCCCTCGGCCTGATGGTCTTGATAGCGGTCCTCAAGGTCTCGCTGAAGCGCTACTATTCGAAGGTGATGTGA